The Fodinibius salicampi DNA window GAATTCGATGTGGGACGAGCCAAGGAAGCCGGGGAAAAAAATCCGGTTTTTTACCTGCAATACGCCCATGCACGTATTCACAGCATCCTGAACAAGGTAGAAGAAAAATATAACTTTGAAGAAAAGGCAGACCTTACATTACTGACTCATGAGTCGGAGATTAGCCTGATGAAAAGTCTCCTGCGCTTTCCCGAAATGATTGAAAGCGCGGCCGAAAGCCGAGAACCCCATCGCTTGATTAACTATCTCAATGACCTGGCCTCTCACTTTACTTCCTTTTACCACGACTGCCGTATTCTGGGAGAGAAGGAAGAGCTCGTACAGGCCCGCACGGCACTAGCCAGGGCCACGGCACAAGTGCTGGCCAATGGATTAGGCATTTTAGGTATCAGCGCTCCTGAACAGATGTAGTTGGAGCTTACAATTCAGATTCTTTCCAGCTTCAATTTCCTAAGCTGGTATAAGCTTGGTAAAACACACAATGCCCTTACTAAACTGCTCGGCTACTTCAAATCCCGTTTGACTGAACATCTTATTACTTTCATCGACGGTCCAAAAGGTAAGGCCGCCAAAGCCGGCTGAATCCTGCAACAGACGTGCATACCAGGCATCCGCCTTTACAAGGTGCATCATAAAAAAAACGCCATCTTTCTTTATAACACGTCGCGCTTCATACAAAACTTTTGTGGGATCCGTCAGCTCGTTAAGTGTCCCTCCCATGGTAATACCGTCAAAAGTTGCCCCAAAAAACGGCAAATGTCGGGCATCCGCTCGCAACAAGTACTGGTCTGCCTGCTCCGCTTCTGACTTTATACGGGCTTCAGCCAACATCTGATGAGAAAAATCAAGAGATACCACTTCACAATTTGGCTCTTCCTTCTTCAGCAACCGTCCATAGAGGGCCGTTGAGCAGCCAATATCCAGATATAGCTTGCCACGTTCCGGATTCAACCAGTCGGAAAGTAACTGCTGTTCCTTTTGAATTGGAAACTCATCTCCGGTCAATATTGAAAGAGAGCGCTTTCTCCAGATTTCCTCATACAGCGTGGCTGTTAATCTCCAGTGGTTAGAACTTTGGGCCCACGACATTTCTATCGTTTCCTCATCCAGTAAATCTGTGATATTATCCCGAATAGGATATTCATCTCCTTTATTAGAGCATACGGTTCCGTTGAAGGACTTCTGCAGCTGTGCTACTTCTGTGGGAATAGTAATAGCTGCCCGTTCATATTTGGGAGACCTGATTTCAAGAGCCATAAGCTAGGGGATTAATCGATC harbors:
- a CDS encoding class I SAM-dependent methyltransferase, producing the protein MALEIRSPKYERAAITIPTEVAQLQKSFNGTVCSNKGDEYPIRDNITDLLDEETIEMSWAQSSNHWRLTATLYEEIWRKRSLSILTGDEFPIQKEQQLLSDWLNPERGKLYLDIGCSTALYGRLLKKEEPNCEVVSLDFSHQMLAEARIKSEAEQADQYLLRADARHLPFFGATFDGITMGGTLNELTDPTKVLYEARRVIKKDGVFFMMHLVKADAWYARLLQDSAGFGGLTFWTVDESNKMFSQTGFEVAEQFSKGIVCFTKLIPA